A single Campylobacter ureolyticus ACS-301-V-Sch3b DNA region contains:
- a CDS encoding Wzz/FepE/Etk N-terminal domain-containing protein codes for MNKEEILIKDDEIDLLELFKTLWGYKIIIFLVTFLFVVLGAIYAFVIATPKYEISATFENGYYKTSISNKTPINDKSSIINTLNVKFIDELKNRSDLDFKFNSIKDIEKSNNFRIVILANSNKIGTSKMNEVLNFLEINDQKNIDNYVNNIKKQIEILKNQNLNLESNKNNFEIRINSLKQTIKEFDNQLNSLSKKDDLNSQTHFNKTIDLKNASNLEISAIEKNIMELDSNYFKNQSDILELEKKIEPESIQKAHILSNIVTYENPVKPKKALILLISCFVGLFVSIFGVLVWNAVKNRN; via the coding sequence TTGAATAAAGAAGAAATTTTAATTAAAGATGATGAGATTGATTTATTAGAGCTTTTCAAAACACTTTGGGGTTATAAAATTATCATATTTTTAGTAACATTTTTATTTGTAGTGTTGGGCGCAATCTATGCTTTTGTTATTGCAACACCAAAGTATGAGATAAGCGCTACATTTGAAAATGGATATTATAAAACATCTATAAGCAATAAAACACCCATAAATGATAAATCATCTATAATAAATACTTTAAATGTTAAATTTATAGATGAGCTAAAAAACAGATCCGATCTTGATTTTAAATTTAATAGCATAAAAGACATTGAAAAGTCAAATAATTTTAGAATAGTAATTTTAGCAAATAGCAATAAAATAGGCACTTCTAAAATGAATGAAGTTTTAAACTTTTTAGAGATAAATGATCAAAAAAATATAGATAATTATGTGAATAATATAAAAAAACAGATAGAAATTTTAAAAAATCAAAATTTAAATTTAGAATCTAACAAAAATAATTTTGAAATACGAATTAATAGTTTAAAGCAAACAATAAAAGAATTTGACAATCAGCTTAACAGTTTATCTAAAAAAGATGACTTAAACTCTCAAACGCATTTTAATAAAACTATAGATTTAAAAAATGCATCAAATTTAGAGATATCGGCAATTGAAAAAAATATAATGGAGTTGGATTCTAATTATTTTAAAAATCAATCTGATATATTGGAGTTAGAGAAGAAAATAGAACCAGAAAGTATCCAAAAAGCACATATTCTATCAAACATAGTAACTTATGAAAACCCAGTAAAGCCTAAAAAAGCCTTAATTTTACTTATATCTTGTTTTGTTGGACTTTTTGTTAGTATTTTTGGTGTGCTTGTGTGGAATGCTGTAAAAAATAGAAACTAA
- a CDS encoding EpsG family protein translates to MLTVIFYSLIVFLSTFFIFISDRAKYKSDKLFLIFLSFITIFIPSAIRYDIGTDYGSYIEIYNNLEEHEYIEKGFYYLNKILLSINADSQLVIIISSFIYFYICYISYPKKNRWLIHFVFTLIFWFPSFNIIRQTIAIAFSFMAIYKFFDKKYLQFITIIFLGSLFHQSILLIGIAGVASLIPLSDFIKNRIFPKIFILIILVMFYYF, encoded by the coding sequence ATGTTAACCGTTATTTTTTATAGTTTAATAGTTTTTTTGAGTACTTTTTTTATTTTTATAAGTGATAGAGCAAAGTATAAAAGTGATAAATTATTTCTTATATTTTTATCTTTCATTACTATTTTTATTCCTTCGGCTATTAGGTACGATATAGGCACTGATTATGGGTCATATATAGAGATTTACAATAATTTAGAAGAGCATGAATATATAGAAAAAGGCTTCTATTATCTCAATAAGATTCTTTTGTCTATAAATGCTGATTCGCAATTGGTAATTATAATTAGCTCTTTTATTTATTTTTATATTTGTTATATATCGTATCCAAAGAAAAATAGGTGGTTAATTCATTTTGTTTTTACATTAATTTTTTGGTTTCCTAGTTTTAATATTATTAGACAGACAATAGCTATAGCTTTTTCATTTATGGCGATATATAAATTTTTTGATAAAAAATATTTGCAATTTATAACAATAATATTTCTTGGATCTTTATTTCACCAGAGTATACTTCTAATAGGTATTGCTGGTGTTGCATCATTGATTCCATTGTCTGATTTTATAAAAAATAGAATATTTCCAAAAATATTTATACTAATCATATTGGTTATGTTTTATTATTTTGA
- a CDS encoding glycosyltransferase, translated as KINNIVKYMGYIDFGYELKKIYSMHDVIVLPSYSEGCSRVLLEGALNSLFVVSTDVGCARDIFCNGNSCNCILTKVGSVEDLVDAYQYIFENKNLVNDKANNGAFIAKQITLDDFVNKILNINKVKLNNE; from the coding sequence TAAAATAAATAATATCGTAAAATATATGGGATATATAGATTTTGGATATGAGCTAAAAAAAATATACAGTATGCATGATGTAATAGTTCTTCCATCCTATAGTGAAGGTTGCTCAAGGGTTTTGTTAGAAGGTGCTTTAAATTCTCTTTTTGTGGTTTCAACAGACGTGGGATGTGCTAGAGATATTTTTTGCAATGGTAATAGTTGTAACTGTATATTGACAAAAGTTGGCAGCGTTGAAGATTTAGTTGATGCATATCAGTATATATTTGAAAATAAAAATTTAGTCAATGACAAAGCTAATAATGGTGCATTCATAGCTAAACAAATAACACTAGATGATTTTGTAAATAAGATTTTAAATATTAATAAGGTAAAATTAAATAATGAGTGA
- a CDS encoding glycosyltransferase family 1 protein, whose product MYIIGIPWFNGYIQSIKYFFNILFSIYNLYKKSDFIYIRVPEPFCWFFAFLNFFKNKKIHYHYVSFPIEVINSYTGIKKILKKILYYPEYYLTAIAAFFNKSSCLGEKGRKKLPLILSKKIVPLYESSYRKNDMPLKKYSYISKENIIKFLYVGRITDGKGIDELIEDYADPKINPYKTIFLKGDF is encoded by the coding sequence GTGTATATTATTGGAATTCCTTGGTTTAATGGATATATTCAATCAATAAAATATTTTTTCAATATACTTTTTTCTATTTATAATTTATATAAAAAATCTGATTTTATATATATAAGAGTTCCTGAACCATTTTGTTGGTTTTTTGCCTTTTTAAATTTTTTTAAAAATAAAAAGATTCACTATCATTATGTATCTTTTCCAATAGAGGTAATTAATTCTTATACCGGTATTAAAAAAATATTGAAAAAAATTTTATATTATCCAGAATATTATTTAACAGCAATTGCAGCTTTTTTTAATAAGTCATCTTGTCTTGGAGAAAAAGGAAGAAAAAAACTACCATTAATTTTAAGTAAAAAAATAGTTCCTTTATATGAATCATCATATAGAAAAAATGATATGCCTTTAAAAAAATATAGTTATATATCCAAAGAAAATATAATCAAATTTTTATACGTAGGTAGAATTACTGACGGTAAAGGAATAGACGAACTTATTGAGGATTATGCTGATCCAAAAATAAATCCATATAAAACTATTTTTTTAAAAGGAGATTTCTAA
- a CDS encoding glycosyltransferase family 2 protein has translation MSDLVSVIMPSYGSEKFISKSIDSVLLQTYDNWELIIIDDCSPDESNKIIKEYLSKDSRIKFVKLEKNSGAAVARNKGIEIAKGRFIAFLDSDDLWLPEKLEKQISFMKDNNLAFTYSSYMLVDETDKNIGEFIIKPKISYSSMLKTCSVGCLTAIYDSYKLEKVYMPLILKRQDYGTWLKILKNIKTAKGILEPLAIYRIRSNSLSSNKLKASVYQWKIYREVEKLDIFRSLYYFINYAINGFLKYR, from the coding sequence ATGAGTGATTTAGTATCTGTAATTATGCCATCATATGGTTCAGAAAAATTTATAAGTAAGTCTATAGATTCTGTATTGTTACAAACTTATGATAATTGGGAACTTATTATAATAGATGATTGCTCTCCTGATGAATCGAATAAAATTATAAAAGAATATTTAAGTAAAGATAGTAGAATTAAGTTTGTAAAATTGGAAAAAAACTCCGGTGCAGCAGTAGCTAGAAATAAAGGGATAGAAATAGCAAAAGGTAGATTTATTGCTTTTTTAGATTCTGATGATTTATGGTTGCCAGAAAAACTTGAAAAACAAATAAGTTTTATGAAAGATAATAACTTAGCTTTTACATATTCATCTTACATGCTTGTAGATGAGACGGATAAAAATATAGGTGAGTTTATAATAAAACCTAAAATATCCTATAGCTCTATGCTTAAAACTTGCAGTGTCGGATGTCTTACAGCTATATATGATTCTTATAAACTTGAAAAGGTTTATATGCCATTAATACTTAAAAGACAAGATTATGGAACTTGGCTTAAAATTTTAAAAAATATTAAAACCGCAAAAGGCATATTAGAGCCACTTGCAATTTATAGGATAAGATCAAATTCCTTATCATCTAATAAATTAAAAGCTAGTGTCTATCAATGGAAAATATATAGAGAAGTTGAGAAGTTGGATATATTTAGAAGTTTATATTATTTCATAAACTATGCGATTAATGGTTTTTTAAAATATAGATAA
- a CDS encoding oligosaccharide flippase family protein, with protein sequence MSDLKKFVKSSGIYFLGSILSKLIAFFMLPIYTRYLSPAEFGEYDLNLAYMQFFTSFFFLDIYIGMMKFLLDSNLKEIENYKEKVLFSGFFIFFISTLVYFLFFHLFMQIYDIKFKYIILCLGLSLILQSIYGYICRSYRKNSVFVISGVVNSILYAITSFILLYKFNFGYEALFLGALFGNLVAIFIMECSVKVIKKIKFALFDFIFFKRLLYYSLPLCLNSLSFWFAAVYGRSVIANKLSYADNGYYTIALKFALIISLVAMCFKLGWQEVSFSKDLKKQNNSIFYSRACNEYLKFMLLSVAVLLPIIKIIFPFFINSAFNEALIYIPLTLLGAIVFGFSEFLMSIINTINKNKYLFIATACGATLNIILLYLFIYKFKVFAVAFSYVICYSLVCFIMVLVINKTFKMNIKVLNIMLYLFILLIQSYVMVKCDNYANIISFIIICLLFLFFYKNEIIILISKLKQRLAR encoded by the coding sequence TTGAGTGATTTAAAAAAATTTGTAAAATCTAGTGGGATATATTTTTTAGGAAGTATATTAAGCAAACTTATAGCATTTTTTATGCTTCCAATTTATACAAGGTATTTAAGTCCAGCTGAGTTTGGAGAGTATGACTTAAATCTAGCCTATATGCAGTTTTTTACTTCATTTTTCTTTTTGGATATTTATATTGGTATGATGAAATTTTTGCTTGATTCAAATTTAAAAGAAATTGAAAATTATAAAGAAAAAGTTCTTTTTTCAGGTTTTTTTATCTTTTTTATATCTACTTTAGTTTATTTTTTATTTTTTCATCTTTTTATGCAAATTTATGATATTAAATTTAAATATATAATTTTATGTCTTGGTCTGTCTTTAATTTTACAAAGTATTTATGGCTATATATGCAGATCTTATCGTAAAAATTCAGTATTTGTTATAAGTGGCGTTGTTAATAGTATTTTATATGCCATAACTTCATTTATATTGCTGTATAAATTTAATTTTGGATATGAAGCTCTGTTTTTAGGTGCATTGTTTGGAAATTTAGTAGCTATTTTTATTATGGAGTGCAGTGTAAAAGTTATAAAAAAGATTAAATTCGCTCTTTTTGACTTTATATTTTTTAAAAGGCTTTTGTATTACTCGCTTCCACTTTGTTTAAACTCGCTTTCATTCTGGTTTGCGGCTGTTTATGGCAGATCCGTTATAGCTAATAAGTTAAGTTATGCCGATAATGGATACTATACCATTGCTTTAAAATTTGCTTTAATTATTTCTCTTGTTGCTATGTGTTTTAAACTAGGCTGGCAAGAAGTGAGCTTTTCAAAAGATCTTAAAAAACAGAATAACTCTATTTTTTACTCAAGAGCTTGCAATGAATATCTTAAATTTATGCTTTTATCGGTAGCTGTTTTATTGCCTATAATTAAGATAATTTTTCCATTTTTTATAAATAGTGCTTTTAATGAAGCTTTGATTTATATCCCACTTACGCTTTTAGGAGCTATAGTTTTTGGATTTAGTGAGTTTTTGATGAGTATCATAAACACCATAAATAAAAACAAATATCTTTTTATCGCAACAGCTTGTGGCGCTACTTTAAACATAATTTTACTATATCTGTTTATCTATAAGTTTAAAGTTTTTGCAGTGGCTTTTTCATATGTCATTTGCTACTCATTAGTGTGTTTTATAATGGTACTTGTGATAAACAAAACTTTTAAAATGAACATAAAAGTGCTAAATATCATGCTTTATCTGTTTATTTTGCTAATTCAAAGCTATGTTATGGTAAAATGCGATAATTATGCAAACATAATATCTTTTATTATTATTTGTTTGCTATTTTTATTTTTTTACAAAAATGAAATTATTATATTAATTTCAAAATTAAAACAAAGGCTTGCTAGATGA
- a CDS encoding efflux RND transporter periplasmic adaptor subunit translates to MKKKWIFFIVILLVVLACFKFFNKKEEVDYFTIKPTKGDFANVVVATGEVSAQNLIDVGAQVSGQIQKLFVKTGDMVKKGEIIAKIDSVKQSNEVEKLKAENEILLADLNASEISLKILNSKYKRQKTLYKKNATSKEALDDAYDLVALKIAQISQIKARVLQNQIALDTAMTNLGYTQILSPLDGVVISTIVKEGQTVNANQTTPLIVQIADLSKLEINMQISEGDLPRVKTGMKVRYSILADPNKKFDGIISSIDPAMTTLSDGVKNTQNLQKNEAVYYYAKILVDNSNNFLKIGMTTENEIVIEEVKDAIYLQKNAIIKEGDKFFVKILKDEKPIKKEVKVGISDGFYSEIKSGISQNDDIILNSEAHQTGENNEVSHPGGRNTRI, encoded by the coding sequence ATGAAAAAAAAGTGGATATTTTTTATAGTAATTTTACTTGTTGTTTTAGCCTGTTTTAAGTTTTTTAATAAAAAAGAAGAGGTTGATTATTTTACTATTAAACCAACAAAAGGGGATTTTGCAAATGTTGTGGTTGCAACTGGTGAAGTTAGTGCGCAAAATTTAATAGATGTTGGAGCTCAAGTTAGTGGACAAATTCAAAAACTTTTTGTAAAAACAGGTGATATGGTAAAAAAAGGTGAAATTATTGCCAAAATTGATTCTGTTAAGCAAAGCAACGAAGTTGAAAAGTTAAAAGCAGAAAATGAAATTTTACTAGCTGATTTAAACGCAAGTGAAATTTCATTAAAAATCCTAAACTCAAAATATAAAAGACAAAAAACTCTTTATAAAAAAAATGCAACTTCAAAAGAAGCTTTGGATGATGCGTATGATTTAGTTGCTTTAAAAATAGCTCAAATTTCTCAAATAAAAGCTAGAGTTTTACAAAATCAAATTGCTCTTGATACAGCTATGACAAATTTAGGCTATACACAAATTTTATCTCCGCTTGATGGTGTTGTGATTTCAACAATTGTAAAAGAAGGACAAACTGTAAATGCAAATCAGACAACCCCTTTAATAGTTCAAATAGCCGATCTTTCAAAACTTGAGATAAATATGCAAATATCTGAAGGTGATCTGCCTAGAGTAAAAACTGGAATGAAAGTAAGATATTCGATTTTAGCTGATCCAAATAAAAAATTTGATGGAATTATTTCAAGTATCGATCCTGCAATGACAACTTTAAGTGATGGTGTAAAAAACACACAAAACTTACAAAAAAATGAAGCTGTTTATTACTATGCAAAAATTTTAGTTGATAATAGCAATAATTTTTTAAAAATAGGCATGACTACCGAAAATGAAATAGTTATAGAAGAGGTAAAAGATGCAATTTATTTGCAAAAAAATGCAATTATAAAAGAGGGCGATAAGTTTTTTGTAAAAATTTTAAAAGATGAAAAGCCAATTAAAAAAGAGGTAAAAGTTGGAATTAGTGATGGATTTTATAGTGAAATTAAAAGTGGTATTAGTCAAAACGATGATATTATTTTAAATAGCGAGGCCCATCAAACTGGAGAAAACAATGAAGTTTCACACCCTGGTGGAAGAAATACTAGGATATAG
- a CDS encoding acyltransferase, whose protein sequence is MRFRGWCYSLAMKKCGKNLQVASTAVLRGIENIYCGDNVYIGPNSYIMAREKITIESEVLIAMNCVVVDSNHGKDINANSYRYNRGSQAEIIIGKGSWIAANCVVTSGSNIKPGTLIPPCSVVRKQKD, encoded by the coding sequence ATGAGATTTAGAGGTTGGTGCTATTCATTGGCTATGAAAAAATGCGGAAAGAACTTACAAGTTGCTTCTACAGCAGTATTAAGAGGAATAGAAAATATATATTGCGGCGATAATGTTTATATAGGACCAAATTCATATATCATGGCTAGAGAAAAAATAACAATTGAGTCAGAAGTGTTAATTGCTATGAATTGTGTGGTTGTTGATTCTAATCATGGTAAAGATATAAATGCAAATAGTTATAGATACAATAGAGGCTCACAGGCAGAAATTATTATTGGTAAAGGGTCATGGATAGCAGCTAATTGTGTAGTAACATCTGGCTCAAATATAAAACCAGGTACACTTATACCGCCTTGTAGTGTAGTTAGAAAGCAAAAGGATTAA
- a CDS encoding MacB family efflux pump subunit translates to MLKLENINKNFNLGKVQVLNDINLEIKKGEFVAIIGQSGSGKSTLMNIIGCLDTQSSGKYYVDDKDVSKFSSDEKASLRRKKFGFVFQRYNLISNLTALENVCLPGIYEGLEDRKTKGLNLLDKLDIKEKAYSKPNQLSGGQQQRVSIARALINGGEVILADEPTGALDSKSGIMVMEILSNLHKNGHTIILVTHDKNVANYANRIIEIKDGKIINDETKKNEKFITQNLDKNKNKSSFGYKFLEALKMAISSIFSHKLRSFLTMLGIIIGIASVICVVALGEGSQEKILSSIRAIGTNTINIYPGKNFGDLRAGKVKSLSVDDSRILGMQNYLDYSTPNTSTSGVITYKNLSLNANLRGGGVNSLAVNGIEIQTGRSFEVSDIANSSSVVIIDQNTKNSFFKDGDPLGKNIFFNQKPLKIIGIAKEDENAFGGSDNLRLYAPFSTVINKITGDRHIHSITVKVKDDTNAQLAEEAIVSILTQKHGKKDFFTRNSDTIKKTVESTMATMRLLISSIALISLIVGGIGVMNIMLVSVSERTKEIGIRMAIGAKESDILIQFLIEAIILCIIGGIIGLLTAYSFGYLFNSISGNFYMKFSTMPAIIALMSSCLVGTIFGYLPAKNASKLNPIDALLQE, encoded by the coding sequence TTGCTAAAACTTGAAAATATTAATAAAAATTTTAATCTTGGTAAAGTCCAAGTTCTAAATGATATAAATTTAGAGATTAAAAAGGGTGAATTTGTAGCTATAATCGGACAAAGTGGAAGTGGAAAATCAACTTTAATGAATATAATTGGCTGCTTAGATACACAAAGTAGTGGAAAATACTATGTTGATGATAAAGACGTAAGCAAGTTTTCAAGCGATGAAAAAGCAAGTCTTAGAAGAAAAAAATTTGGTTTTGTGTTTCAAAGATATAATTTAATTTCAAATTTAACAGCACTTGAAAATGTTTGTTTGCCAGGTATTTACGAAGGTTTAGAAGATAGAAAAACAAAAGGCTTAAACTTGCTTGATAAGCTTGATATAAAAGAAAAAGCTTATAGCAAACCAAACCAATTAAGTGGAGGACAGCAACAAAGAGTTAGTATAGCAAGAGCTTTAATAAATGGCGGAGAAGTTATTTTAGCTGATGAGCCAACTGGAGCTTTGGATAGTAAAAGTGGCATTATGGTTATGGAAATTTTGTCAAATTTGCATAAAAATGGACATACAATAATTTTAGTAACACATGATAAAAATGTTGCAAATTACGCAAATAGGATAATTGAGATAAAAGATGGAAAAATCATAAATGACGAAACTAAGAAAAATGAAAAATTTATTACACAAAATTTAGATAAAAATAAAAACAAATCATCTTTTGGATACAAATTTCTAGAAGCTTTAAAAATGGCTATAAGCTCAATTTTTTCTCATAAACTAAGATCTTTTTTAACAATGCTTGGAATTATTATAGGAATTGCATCTGTTATTTGTGTAGTGGCTCTTGGTGAGGGTTCGCAAGAAAAAATTTTATCATCAATTAGAGCAATTGGAACAAATACGATAAATATCTATCCTGGAAAAAATTTTGGTGATTTAAGAGCTGGAAAGGTAAAAAGCTTAAGCGTAGATGACTCAAGAATTTTAGGAATGCAAAATTATTTAGATTATTCTACACCAAATACTTCAACAAGTGGTGTGATAACTTATAAAAATTTAAGTTTAAATGCAAATTTAAGAGGTGGTGGGGTAAATTCTCTAGCAGTTAATGGTATAGAAATTCAAACTGGAAGAAGCTTTGAAGTAAGTGATATAGCAAACTCAAGCTCAGTTGTTATTATAGATCAAAATACAAAAAATTCATTTTTTAAAGATGGAGATCCACTTGGAAAAAATATATTTTTTAATCAAAAACCACTTAAAATAATAGGTATTGCAAAAGAAGATGAAAATGCATTTGGCGGAAGTGATAACTTAAGACTTTACGCACCTTTTTCAACTGTTATTAATAAAATCACAGGTGATAGGCATATTCATAGTATTACGGTCAAAGTAAAAGATGATACAAATGCCCAACTTGCAGAAGAGGCTATAGTTTCTATCTTAACTCAAAAGCATGGGAAAAAAGATTTTTTTACAAGAAATTCAGATACTATCAAAAAAACAGTTGAAAGCACAATGGCTACGATGAGGCTTTTAATTTCATCAATTGCTTTGATTTCATTGATAGTTGGGGGAATTGGCGTTATGAATATAATGCTAGTAAGTGTTAGTGAAAGAACAAAAGAAATTGGCATAAGAATGGCAATTGGAGCAAAAGAAAGCGATATTTTAATACAGTTTTTAATAGAGGCTATAATTTTATGCATTATTGGAGGCATTATAGGATTATTAACAGCTTACTCTTTTGGTTATTTATTTAACTCAATAAGCGGAAATTTTTATATGAAATTTAGTACAATGCCAGCAATTATTGCTTTAATGTCATCATGCTTAGTAGGGACTATTTTTGGATATTTACCTGCAAAAAATGCTAGTAAATTAAATCCTATTGATGCACTTTTACAAGAGTAG
- a CDS encoding phosphomannomutase/phosphoglucomutase: MIENIFREYDIRGIFETELNEISVKAIGYELGLEMKNRGVKTLSVGYDARLSANSLFNWLVSGLNKAEIKIFDIGMLPTPVGYFSVFKDFFDANIMITGSHNPKNYNGFKVTIFKDSYFGRDLQILKTKVKNVIDNDIKIEDNFKTNKFDVLTPYIEYLTKSFEHLKNLNLKIVSDAGNGTAGIVLEKLKENLNLNMEILYPKPDGNFPNHHPDPSVEENLKDLKEKLNDGFEIGFGFDGDSDRIAVLTKNKNIKGDELAYLFALNLKDPKIVGEVKFSQSIYEEINKFGTTFMSKTGHSNIKKILKDGDFDLGAEVSGHIFFKNRYFGFDDAIYAMMRVLELIKDGINLEAKLDKLPKIYSTDEIKIEVNEENKFKIIEVFKEHLNELGLPEILEVIEIDGVRVHFKNAWALLRASNTTPVLVARFESTDEGLKNEIKDKFIKFVNEIKDNL; the protein is encoded by the coding sequence ATGATAGAAAATATTTTTAGAGAATATGACATAAGAGGTATTTTTGAAACTGAATTAAATGAAATTTCAGTTAAGGCTATTGGTTATGAACTCGGGCTTGAGATGAAAAATAGAGGGGTTAAAACTCTAAGTGTGGGATATGATGCAAGACTTAGTGCAAATAGCCTTTTTAATTGGCTCGTAAGTGGATTAAATAAAGCTGAGATTAAAATTTTTGATATAGGAATGCTTCCAACTCCAGTTGGATATTTTAGTGTATTTAAAGATTTTTTTGATGCAAATATTATGATAACAGGCTCACATAATCCTAAAAATTATAATGGATTTAAAGTGACAATTTTTAAAGATAGTTATTTTGGAAGAGATCTTCAAATTTTAAAAACAAAAGTTAAAAATGTAATAGATAATGATATTAAAATAGAGGATAATTTTAAAACCAATAAATTTGATGTTTTAACTCCATATATTGAGTATTTAACAAAAAGTTTTGAGCATTTAAAAAACTTAAACTTAAAAATAGTAAGTGATGCAGGCAATGGAACAGCGGGAATTGTTTTAGAAAAATTAAAGGAAAACTTAAATTTAAATATGGAAATTTTATATCCTAAGCCTGATGGAAATTTTCCAAACCACCATCCAGATCCAAGCGTGGAAGAAAATTTAAAAGATTTAAAAGAAAAATTAAATGATGGTTTTGAGATAGGCTTTGGATTTGACGGTGATAGTGACAGAATAGCAGTTTTAACCAAAAATAAAAATATAAAAGGTGATGAATTAGCGTATCTTTTTGCTTTGAATTTAAAAGATCCTAAAATTGTTGGAGAGGTTAAGTTTTCACAAAGCATTTATGAAGAGATTAATAAATTTGGCACAACTTTCATGAGTAAAACTGGTCATAGTAATATTAAAAAAATACTAAAAGATGGTGATTTTGATCTTGGAGCTGAAGTTAGTGGGCATATTTTCTTTAAAAACAGATATTTTGGATTTGATGATGCGATTTATGCGATGATGAGAGTTTTAGAGCTTATTAAAGATGGTATAAATTTAGAGGCCAAGCTTGATAAACTTCCTAAAATTTATAGCACTGATGAGATAAAAATAGAAGTAAATGAAGAAAATAAATTTAAAATAATTGAAGTTTTTAAAGAGCATTTAAATGAACTTGGTTTGCCTGAAATTTTAGAAGTCATAGAAATAGATGGCGTTAGAGTGCATTTTAAAAATGCTTGGGCGTTACTTAGAGCTAGCAATACAACACCGGTTTTAGTAGCAAGATTTGAAAGCACAGATGAGGGTTTAAAAAACGAGATAAAAGATAAATTTATAAAATTTGTAAATGAGATAAAAGATAATCTGTAA
- a CDS encoding glycosyltransferase family 2 protein, producing the protein MNSPLVSIIVPVYNVENFIEKCATTLFEQDYDNIEYIFVNDCTPDNSISVLKEIIEKYPNRKSSIKIINKEKNEGLPQARKTGLENSNGEYIMHVDSDDWVELDMVSSLVKEAIKTDSDIVICDYYINYKDKEKYCSQDINLYNLDKYLRDCFVLKTQKVSIWSKFCKRDVYQNIEFPTFSNAEDFFIHIQIFYHYFNDIHYLNKAFLHYNKTNENSITYKTVSEKKIKELYCFDKQIQIFLKENDIYDKFIEYHYMGLLYRAIAITGGKYNNILNGIAPEANKLRYIWKNYSFNFYKKILYTFCFFNINIIFMYNIFKNMKANFILFLKNNV; encoded by the coding sequence ATGAATAGTCCGCTAGTTTCTATAATCGTTCCAGTTTATAATGTAGAAAATTTTATAGAAAAGTGCGCTACAACGCTTTTTGAGCAAGACTATGATAATATAGAGTATATTTTTGTAAATGATTGCACACCGGATAATTCAATAAGTGTTTTAAAAGAAATTATAGAAAAATACCCAAATAGAAAAAGCAGTATAAAAATAATAAATAAAGAGAAAAATGAGGGCTTGCCACAAGCTAGAAAAACTGGCTTAGAAAATTCAAATGGTGAATATATAATGCACGTTGATAGCGATGATTGGGTTGAATTAGATATGGTTAGTTCTTTGGTAAAAGAAGCTATTAAAACAGACTCTGATATAGTTATTTGCGATTATTATATAAATTACAAAGATAAAGAAAAATATTGTTCGCAAGATATAAATTTATATAATCTAGATAAATATCTTAGGGATTGTTTTGTTTTAAAAACACAGAAAGTAAGCATTTGGTCTAAATTTTGTAAAAGAGATGTTTATCAAAATATAGAATTTCCAACTTTTTCCAATGCGGAAGATTTTTTTATACATATACAAATTTTTTATCATTATTTTAACGATATACATTATTTAAATAAGGCTTTTTTGCATTATAATAAAACAAATGAAAATTCCATAACTTATAAAACTGTTTCTGAAAAAAAAATAAAAGAACTTTATTGTTTTGATAAACAAATTCAGATTTTTTTAAAAGAAAATGATATATATGATAAATTTATTGAATATCACTATATGGGATTGTTGTACAGAGCAATAGCTATAACAGGAGGAAAATACAATAATATTTTAAATGGTATAGCACCAGAAGCTAATAAGTTAAGATATATTTGGAAAAATTATAGTTTTAATTTTTACAAGAAAATATTATACACATTTTGTTTTTTTAATATTAATATCATATTTATGTATAATATTTTCAAAAATATGAAAGCAAATTTCATATTGTTTTTAAAAAATAATGTGTGA